The following are encoded in a window of Arthrobacter sp. OAP107 genomic DNA:
- a CDS encoding bifunctional aldolase/short-chain dehydrogenase, which produces MNMQNTATNNTAGNNTVEDLIARSNRLGADKRNTNFAGGNTSAKGFEKDPVTGEDVRLLWVKGSGGDLGTLQAQNLAVLRLDRLQGLKNVYPGVEREDEMVAAFDYCLHGKGGAAPSIDTAMHGLVDAAHVDHLHPDSGIAVATAADGEALTAKIFGDRVVWVPWRRPGFQLGLDIAAIKDANPQAVGTILGGHGITAWGATSEEAEANSLWIIDQAEQYIARNGKAEPFGPKLPGYAPLPETERRAKAAALAPVIRGLASADKPVVGHFSDDPAVLEFLEGGEHPRLGGLGTSCPDHFLRTKVKPLILDLPADASIEDSVNRLKELHTAYRQDYQAYYDRHADADSPALRGADPAIVLVPGVGMFSYGANKQTARVAGEFYLNAINVMRGAEAISTYAPIDEAEKFRIEYWALEEAKLARMPEPKSHATRIALVTGAASGIGKAIATRLAAEGACVVIADLNLDNARAVAAELGGPDVAVGVQADVTNEAQVAAAIDEAVLAFGGVDLVVNNAGLSISKPLLETTEKDWDLQHNVMAKGSFLVAKAAAKVMIGQGLGGDIIYISSKNSVFAGPNNIAYSATKADQAHQVRLLAAELGEYGIRVNGINPDGVVRGSGIFAGGWGAKRAAVYGVDEEKLGEYYAQRTLLKREVLPEHVANAAAVLTSNELSHTTGLHIPVDAGVAAAFLR; this is translated from the coding sequence ATGAACATGCAGAACACAGCAACCAACAACACCGCAGGCAATAATACGGTTGAAGACCTGATCGCCCGTTCCAACCGTCTGGGTGCGGACAAGCGGAATACGAACTTCGCCGGCGGCAACACGTCGGCGAAGGGTTTTGAGAAGGATCCGGTTACGGGAGAGGACGTCCGGCTGCTGTGGGTGAAGGGCTCGGGCGGTGACCTGGGCACGCTGCAGGCGCAGAATCTTGCGGTGTTGCGTCTGGACCGGCTGCAGGGGCTGAAGAACGTTTATCCGGGCGTGGAGCGCGAGGACGAGATGGTCGCCGCGTTCGATTACTGTCTGCACGGCAAGGGCGGGGCTGCCCCCTCGATCGATACGGCGATGCACGGGCTTGTGGACGCCGCGCACGTGGACCACCTGCACCCGGATTCGGGGATCGCGGTCGCGACCGCGGCTGATGGTGAGGCGCTGACCGCGAAGATCTTCGGTGACAGGGTGGTCTGGGTGCCGTGGCGCCGGCCGGGGTTCCAGCTGGGCCTGGACATCGCCGCGATTAAGGACGCCAACCCGCAGGCCGTCGGCACCATCCTGGGCGGGCACGGCATCACTGCCTGGGGCGCCACCAGCGAGGAAGCAGAAGCCAACTCGCTGTGGATCATTGACCAGGCCGAGCAGTATATCGCCCGGAACGGCAAGGCCGAACCCTTCGGCCCCAAGCTGCCGGGCTACGCGCCGCTGCCTGAGACGGAAAGGCGTGCGAAGGCCGCCGCGCTGGCGCCGGTGATCCGCGGCCTGGCCTCGGCGGACAAGCCGGTGGTGGGCCACTTCAGCGACGACCCGGCCGTGCTGGAGTTCCTGGAAGGTGGCGAGCACCCGCGCCTGGGCGGGCTGGGCACCTCCTGCCCGGACCACTTCCTGCGCACCAAGGTCAAGCCGCTCATCCTGGACCTGCCCGCGGACGCCTCGATCGAGGACTCCGTCAACCGGCTGAAGGAACTCCACACCGCCTACCGGCAGGACTACCAGGCCTACTACGACCGCCACGCCGACGCGGACTCACCGGCCCTGCGCGGGGCGGATCCGGCGATCGTGCTGGTTCCCGGGGTGGGCATGTTCTCCTACGGTGCCAACAAGCAGACCGCCCGGGTCGCCGGGGAGTTCTACCTGAACGCGATCAACGTGATGCGCGGCGCCGAGGCGATCTCCACCTACGCTCCGATCGATGAGGCCGAGAAGTTCCGGATCGAGTACTGGGCCCTGGAGGAAGCCAAGCTCGCCCGGATGCCCGAGCCCAAGTCCCACGCGACCCGCATCGCGCTGGTCACCGGTGCCGCGTCCGGCATTGGCAAGGCCATCGCCACCCGCCTCGCCGCCGAGGGCGCCTGCGTGGTGATCGCGGACCTGAACCTGGACAACGCCCGGGCCGTCGCGGCCGAGCTCGGCGGCCCGGACGTGGCCGTCGGCGTCCAGGCCGACGTCACCAACGAGGCCCAGGTCGCCGCCGCGATCGATGAGGCGGTGCTGGCCTTCGGCGGGGTGGACCTGGTGGTCAACAACGCCGGCCTGTCGATCTCCAAGCCGTTGCTGGAAACCACCGAGAAGGACTGGGACCTCCAGCACAACGTCATGGCCAAGGGATCCTTCCTGGTGGCCAAGGCCGCCGCGAAGGTCATGATCGGCCAGGGCCTGGGCGGGGACATCATCTACATCTCCTCGAAGAACTCCGTGTTCGCCGGCCCGAACAACATCGCCTACTCCGCCACCAAGGCCGACCAGGCCCACCAGGTCCGGCTCCTCGCGGCGGAACTGGGCGAGTACGGGATCCGCGTCAACGGCATCAACCCCGACGGCGTGGTCCGCGGCTCCGGGATCTTCGCCGGCGGCTGGGGCGCCAAGCGCGCCGCGGTCTACGGCGTGGACGAGGAAAAACTGGGCGAGTACTACGCCCAGCGCACCCTGCTCAAACGCGAGGTCCTGCCCGAACACGTCGCCAACGCCGCGGCCGTGCTCACCAGCAACGAACTCTCGCACACCACCGGCCTCCACATCCCCGTCGACGCCGGCGTCGCGGCAGCCTTCCTCCGGTGA
- a CDS encoding rhamnulokinase family protein, with product MSTASTRNVDGGLFAAVDIGASSGRVILGRVAEGAVRLDVVHRFPNAVVQSDGGLRWDFDALFAEVLTGLAAAGKEAAERGETITSIGIDTWAVDYGLVNKAGELTAQPYSYRDERSRAAVALVHGKLDPARLYATTGLQFLQFNTLYQLATEKDLDGLQALLIPDLIAFLLTGVRRTEATNASTTGLFDAVAGEWASELFGPLGLPRDLFPRLIQPGETLGTLLPGIAERTGLPQDTKVVAVGSHDTASAVAAVPAEQENFAYISSGTWSLVGLELHHPVLTEASRAANFTNERGVDCTTRYLRNVGGLWLLSECQRTWAEGGYRPAIGELLDAAAALPPGGPLINPDDPAFIAPDNMPDRIRAAVRNTGTVLPDDPAAIVRCILDSLAAGYARTIADAERLAGVSADVVHIVGGGSQNALLCQLTAQATGKSVIAGPVEATALGNVLVQARAAGVATGGLAELRRIVGAGTHLSRYEPLTVKAPSK from the coding sequence GTGAGCACCGCATCCACCCGCAATGTCGACGGCGGCCTGTTCGCCGCCGTCGACATCGGCGCCTCCTCGGGCCGGGTCATTCTGGGACGGGTCGCTGAGGGTGCCGTACGGCTCGACGTCGTGCACCGGTTCCCCAACGCCGTGGTGCAGTCCGACGGCGGCCTCCGCTGGGACTTCGACGCCCTCTTCGCCGAGGTGCTCACCGGCCTCGCTGCCGCCGGCAAAGAGGCAGCCGAGCGGGGGGAAACGATCACCAGCATAGGCATCGACACCTGGGCGGTGGACTACGGCCTGGTCAACAAAGCAGGCGAGCTCACCGCGCAGCCTTACAGCTACCGGGACGAACGCAGCCGCGCCGCCGTCGCACTGGTGCACGGGAAGCTGGACCCGGCACGGCTCTACGCCACCACCGGGCTGCAGTTCCTGCAGTTCAACACGCTCTACCAGCTCGCCACCGAAAAGGACCTGGACGGGCTGCAGGCCCTGCTGATCCCGGACCTGATCGCGTTCCTCCTCACCGGGGTCCGCCGGACCGAGGCCACCAACGCCTCCACCACGGGACTGTTCGACGCAGTCGCGGGGGAGTGGGCCAGTGAGCTGTTCGGCCCCCTGGGTCTTCCCAGGGATCTGTTCCCGCGCCTGATCCAGCCCGGCGAAACCCTGGGCACCCTGCTGCCCGGAATCGCCGAGCGGACCGGGCTGCCCCAGGACACCAAGGTGGTGGCCGTAGGCTCGCACGACACTGCGTCCGCCGTCGCCGCCGTTCCCGCGGAGCAGGAGAACTTCGCCTACATTTCCTCCGGCACCTGGTCCCTCGTGGGGCTGGAACTGCACCACCCGGTGCTCACCGAAGCCAGCCGCGCGGCGAACTTCACCAACGAGCGCGGCGTGGACTGCACTACCCGGTACCTGCGCAACGTCGGCGGCCTCTGGCTGCTCAGCGAATGCCAGCGCACCTGGGCCGAAGGCGGCTACCGTCCGGCGATCGGCGAACTCCTCGACGCGGCCGCGGCGCTTCCGCCCGGCGGGCCCCTGATCAACCCGGACGATCCCGCCTTCATCGCCCCGGACAACATGCCGGACCGCATCCGCGCAGCAGTGCGGAACACCGGAACCGTCCTTCCCGACGATCCGGCAGCGATTGTCCGCTGCATCCTGGACAGTCTCGCCGCCGGCTATGCGCGCACCATCGCCGACGCCGAACGACTCGCCGGTGTTTCCGCCGACGTGGTGCACATCGTCGGCGGCGGCTCGCAGAACGCGCTGCTGTGCCAGCTCACCGCGCAGGCCACCGGCAAAAGCGTCATCGCCGGCCCGGTCGAGGCGACAGCCCTCGGCAACGTGCTTGTCCAGGCACGGGCAGCCGGCGTGGCCACAGGCGGCCTGGCGGAACTCCGGAGGATCGTCGGTGCCGGAACGCATCTGAGCCGCTACGAACCCCTCACCGTGAAGGCCCCGTCGAAGTGA
- a CDS encoding MFS transporter, translating to MTNTPQIGGWKATVAVSMSNYIEAGSIIALATSLTLWQEYFGFSNLVVGLIAALSANAFGAAVGAMIGGPLGDRYGRKFIYTYDLILYMIGTALVIFAVAPWMLVVGVILTGIAVGAGVPVAWTYIAEEAPSEQRARHVGTAQFAWSLAPALVFLLATVVVPLGLLGSRLVFAHLFVIAFVTWWIRRRLSESHTWKKSNEARLLEEASGVKRRNYRELLTSATNLKAILFLVGVYALWNLVAGQMGIFMPRVYESSGVESSAEQNLLQVLLWTLTVVATYFGFMKYGDRVDRRLLYGIGAVLGLAAWVLLVFVHVTMPVLILFAALWGISAGIGAQAFYALWAAEMFATRYRASAQGVLFFVARIVVGLLSYWFPTLLAEHGVPFVGAIMIGALVAAMVIGIVWAPDTRGKSLEQIEQERYGGPAKQPVEQPIA from the coding sequence ATGACCAACACCCCGCAGATCGGCGGCTGGAAGGCCACTGTCGCTGTGTCCATGTCCAACTACATCGAAGCCGGATCCATCATCGCCCTGGCAACGAGCCTGACGCTGTGGCAGGAGTATTTCGGCTTCAGCAACCTCGTCGTCGGCCTCATCGCCGCCCTCAGCGCCAACGCGTTCGGCGCCGCGGTCGGTGCGATGATCGGCGGGCCGCTGGGGGACCGCTACGGCCGCAAGTTCATCTACACCTACGACCTCATCCTGTACATGATCGGCACGGCCCTGGTGATCTTTGCCGTGGCTCCGTGGATGCTCGTCGTGGGCGTGATCCTTACGGGGATTGCCGTCGGAGCCGGCGTGCCCGTCGCCTGGACCTACATCGCGGAGGAGGCACCCTCCGAACAGCGGGCCCGGCATGTGGGCACCGCGCAGTTTGCGTGGTCACTCGCTCCGGCGCTGGTCTTCCTCCTTGCCACCGTGGTCGTTCCGCTGGGGCTGCTGGGAAGCCGCCTGGTCTTCGCGCATCTGTTCGTCATCGCCTTCGTCACCTGGTGGATCCGCCGCCGGCTGTCCGAGTCCCACACCTGGAAGAAGTCGAACGAAGCGCGCCTGCTGGAGGAAGCATCCGGCGTCAAGCGGCGCAACTACCGCGAGTTGCTGACCAGCGCCACCAACCTCAAAGCCATCCTTTTCCTCGTGGGCGTTTACGCGCTGTGGAACCTCGTTGCCGGGCAGATGGGCATCTTCATGCCGCGGGTCTACGAGTCCTCCGGGGTCGAATCGTCCGCTGAGCAGAACCTGCTGCAGGTGCTGCTGTGGACGCTGACCGTGGTTGCCACCTACTTCGGCTTCATGAAGTACGGCGACCGCGTTGACCGCCGCCTGCTCTACGGTATCGGCGCCGTGCTGGGACTTGCCGCCTGGGTCCTGCTGGTCTTTGTCCATGTGACCATGCCGGTGCTGATTCTCTTCGCGGCACTCTGGGGCATCTCGGCCGGCATCGGCGCCCAGGCCTTCTACGCCCTGTGGGCAGCCGAAATGTTCGCCACGCGCTACCGGGCCAGCGCGCAGGGTGTGCTCTTCTTCGTGGCCCGCATCGTCGTCGGCCTGCTGAGCTATTGGTTTCCGACGCTGCTGGCCGAGCACGGCGTGCCCTTTGTCGGCGCCATCATGATCGGGGCGCTGGTGGCCGCAATGGTCATTGGGATCGTCTGGGCGCCGGACACCCGGGGCAAGAGCCTGGAACAGATTGAGCAGGAACGCTACGGCGGGCCGGCCAAGCAGCCGGTGGAGCAGCCCATAGCCTAG
- a CDS encoding 3-deoxy-7-phosphoheptulonate synthase: protein MSATATETQQPASKRQSTSDLRVSEITALPTPQEMMAELPLDAKAADVVERGRDEVRAIMDGVDDRLLVIVGPCSIHDPKAGLEYARRLVSQAEKHKEDLLIVLRAYFEKPRTTVGWKGLINDPHLDGSHDIAGGLRAARSFLQQVTALGLPTATEFLEPISPQYMADLISWGAIGARTTESQIHRQLASGLSMPIGFKNGTDGDLQVAVDACGAAAAAQAFLGIDSDGRAALVSTAGNPDTHVILRGGRKGPNYSAADVEAASAKLAAKNLNPRLIVDASHANSGKSHHRQAEVALEIGAQLEDAGTAAGAIAGVMLESFLVGGAQNLDVAEHAAGRSELVYGQSVTDACMEWDVTASVLEQLAASSRKRRAFTMAT from the coding sequence ATGAGCGCAACAGCCACCGAAACCCAGCAGCCGGCGTCGAAACGCCAGTCCACGTCGGACCTGCGGGTCAGCGAGATCACCGCCCTTCCCACGCCGCAGGAGATGATGGCGGAACTGCCGCTGGACGCCAAGGCGGCCGACGTCGTCGAACGCGGCCGGGACGAAGTCCGGGCCATCATGGACGGCGTGGACGACCGCCTGCTGGTGATCGTGGGACCGTGCTCCATCCATGACCCCAAGGCAGGCCTGGAGTACGCCCGCCGGCTGGTCAGCCAGGCCGAGAAGCACAAGGAAGACCTGCTCATCGTGCTGCGGGCCTACTTCGAAAAGCCGCGGACCACCGTGGGCTGGAAGGGCCTCATCAACGATCCGCACCTGGACGGCAGCCACGACATCGCCGGCGGCCTGCGTGCGGCCCGTAGCTTCCTGCAGCAGGTCACCGCCCTGGGGCTCCCCACCGCCACGGAATTCCTTGAGCCCATCAGTCCGCAGTACATGGCGGACCTCATTTCCTGGGGAGCCATTGGGGCGCGGACCACCGAAAGCCAGATTCACCGCCAGCTTGCCTCCGGCCTCTCCATGCCCATCGGCTTCAAGAACGGGACCGACGGCGACCTCCAGGTGGCGGTCGACGCCTGCGGCGCCGCGGCAGCAGCCCAGGCTTTCCTCGGGATCGACAGCGACGGCCGGGCCGCGCTGGTGTCCACTGCAGGCAACCCCGACACCCACGTAATCCTGCGCGGCGGCCGCAAGGGCCCCAACTACTCCGCCGCCGACGTCGAGGCGGCCTCCGCCAAGCTCGCCGCCAAGAACCTCAACCCGCGTCTGATCGTGGACGCCAGCCACGCCAACAGCGGCAAGAGCCACCACCGCCAGGCCGAGGTGGCGCTGGAAATCGGCGCCCAGCTCGAGGACGCGGGAACGGCCGCCGGAGCGATCGCCGGCGTCATGCTGGAGAGCTTCCTGGTGGGCGGCGCGCAGAACCTCGACGTGGCCGAACACGCCGCCGGCCGCTCCGAGCTGGTCTACGGACAGAGCGTCACAGATGCCTGCATGGAGTGGGATGTGACGGCGTCGGTCCTCGAGCAGTTGGCCGCATCCTCCCGGAAGCGGCGGGCTTTCACAATGGCCACGTGA
- a CDS encoding helix-turn-helix domain-containing protein, which produces MSAESNFSNAKFLTVAEVAEVMRVSKMTVYRLVHSGEMPAVRFGRSYRVPETAVEQYLKGAVVDGHTGTA; this is translated from the coding sequence ATGTCCGCAGAGTCGAACTTCTCGAACGCCAAGTTCTTGACCGTGGCCGAGGTGGCTGAGGTAATGCGTGTCTCCAAAATGACCGTATACCGCCTTGTCCATTCGGGGGAGATGCCCGCCGTCAGGTTCGGCCGCTCCTACCGCGTCCCGGAGACCGCCGTCGAACAGTACCTCAAGGGTGCTGTCGTTGACGGTCATACGGGCACCGCATAA
- a CDS encoding AURKAIP1/COX24 domain-containing protein — MGSVIKKRRKRMAKKKHRKLLRKTRHQRRNKK; from the coding sequence GTGGGTTCAGTTATTAAGAAGCGTCGCAAGCGTATGGCCAAGAAGAAGCACCGCAAGTTGCTTCGTAAGACCCGCCACCAGCGCCGCAATAAGAAGTAG
- a CDS encoding HAD-IB family hydrolase, producing MPEEKYVAVAHRPVAKQQHGEAAFFDVDNTLMRGASLFHVARKMHQRGAFTIGQAAGMAWKQLKFVLRGENLNDVHAVRDSALRLAAGITEEDIKALGEEVYDEMIASRIWPGAKALAEQHLRVGRKVWLVTATPIEVATVISTRLGLTGALGTVGETRDGFYTGRLVGDILHGAAKAVAVQGIADQHGLDLKRCWAYSDSYNDIPLLTMVGHPVAINPDARLRKHAREHNWPVYDFRSGRRAATLGLKAATAGGAVYGLWRGYTRFRGPRA from the coding sequence ATGCCCGAGGAGAAGTACGTCGCTGTGGCCCACCGTCCGGTTGCAAAACAGCAACACGGCGAGGCAGCCTTCTTCGACGTCGACAACACTCTCATGCGCGGCGCGAGCCTGTTCCATGTGGCCAGGAAAATGCACCAGCGCGGAGCCTTCACGATTGGGCAGGCGGCGGGCATGGCGTGGAAGCAGCTCAAGTTCGTGCTCCGGGGCGAGAACCTCAACGACGTCCACGCCGTCCGGGATTCGGCGCTGAGGCTCGCGGCCGGCATCACGGAGGAGGACATCAAGGCGCTGGGCGAAGAGGTCTACGACGAGATGATCGCCTCGCGGATCTGGCCCGGCGCGAAAGCCCTGGCCGAGCAGCACCTGCGCGTGGGCCGGAAGGTCTGGCTCGTCACGGCGACGCCGATCGAGGTGGCCACGGTGATTTCCACGCGGCTGGGGCTCACCGGCGCCCTCGGCACGGTGGGCGAGACCAGGGACGGTTTCTACACCGGCAGGCTCGTCGGGGACATCCTGCACGGCGCCGCCAAGGCCGTGGCGGTCCAGGGCATCGCGGACCAGCACGGGCTGGACCTGAAGCGCTGCTGGGCGTACAGCGACTCCTACAACGACATCCCCCTGCTGACGATGGTGGGCCACCCGGTGGCGATCAACCCGGACGCCCGCCTGCGCAAGCACGCCCGCGAACACAACTGGCCGGTCTACGACTTCCGCTCAGGACGGCGGGCCGCCACTCTGGGCCTCAAGGCAGCCACGGCGGGCGGCGCAGTCTACGGCCTCTGGCGGGGCTACACCCGTTTCCGCGGCCCCCGCGCCTGA
- a CDS encoding redox-sensing transcriptional repressor Rex: protein MTSLDSPPQALPGPTGAAGKQIPPAAVARLTIYLRALNSLLAEGTERVSSESLAELSGVSSSTLRKDLSHVGSYGTRGVGYEVQYLSRHIAAALGLTHDWKVAIVGAGNLGKALARYGGFESRGFDVVAIFDADQMVVGNEVGWLRVSDVADLETVLERTGTNMVVLALPAAVAQSVCDRVVSAGVRSILSFAPVMLQVPDGVTLRKVDMATELQILAYHAQRAQTPGQPE from the coding sequence GTGACTTCGCTCGATTCACCACCCCAGGCCCTGCCCGGACCCACCGGGGCTGCCGGCAAGCAGATCCCGCCCGCGGCCGTGGCCCGGCTGACGATCTACCTGCGCGCCCTGAACTCCCTGCTGGCCGAAGGCACCGAGCGGGTCTCCTCCGAATCACTGGCTGAACTTTCCGGGGTCAGCTCCTCAACCCTCCGCAAGGACCTGTCCCACGTGGGCTCGTATGGCACGCGCGGGGTGGGCTACGAGGTGCAGTACCTGAGCCGCCACATCGCCGCCGCGCTGGGGCTGACGCACGACTGGAAAGTCGCAATTGTCGGCGCCGGCAACCTGGGCAAGGCGCTGGCCCGCTACGGGGGCTTCGAATCCAGGGGCTTTGACGTGGTGGCCATCTTCGACGCCGACCAGATGGTGGTGGGCAACGAGGTGGGGTGGCTGCGGGTCAGCGACGTTGCGGACCTGGAGACGGTCCTGGAGCGGACCGGCACCAACATGGTGGTTCTGGCGCTGCCGGCCGCCGTGGCCCAAAGCGTCTGTGACCGGGTGGTGAGCGCCGGAGTGCGCAGCATCCTCAGTTTTGCTCCGGTGATGCTCCAGGTGCCCGACGGCGTCACGCTGAGGAAGGTGGACATGGCCACCGAGCTGCAGATCCTCGCGTACCACGCGCAACGGGCGCAGACCCCCGGTCAGCCGGAATAA
- a CDS encoding YceI family protein, protein MALSTELTRGTWTLDNSHSEIAFTVRHAGISKVRGQFKEAAATLDLADDVTATKVEATIQTASFDSGDANRDGHVRGEDFFDVEKFPEISFVSNGLVASGDSYELKGDLTIKGVTRPVSLETEFNGVAVDPFGNTRAGVSAETTISRKDFGLTWNAVLEAGGVLVSDKVAINLELAFIAPAA, encoded by the coding sequence ATGGCACTTTCCACCGAGCTCACCCGCGGCACCTGGACCCTCGACAACTCCCACAGCGAAATCGCGTTCACCGTCCGCCACGCCGGCATCAGCAAGGTCCGCGGCCAGTTCAAGGAGGCCGCCGCCACTCTGGACCTCGCCGACGACGTGACGGCCACCAAGGTCGAGGCCACTATCCAGACCGCCAGCTTCGACTCCGGCGACGCCAACCGCGACGGCCACGTCCGCGGCGAGGACTTCTTCGATGTGGAGAAGTTCCCTGAGATCTCCTTCGTCTCCAACGGCCTCGTGGCCAGCGGCGACAGCTACGAGCTCAAGGGCGACCTGACCATCAAGGGTGTCACCCGCCCCGTCTCGCTCGAGACCGAGTTCAACGGCGTGGCAGTTGACCCCTTCGGCAACACCCGCGCCGGTGTTTCCGCCGAGACCACCATCAGCCGCAAGGACTTCGGCCTCACCTGGAACGCCGTGCTGGAAGCCGGCGGCGTGCTGGTCAGCGACAAGGTGGCCATCAACCTGGAACTGGCCTTCATCGCACCTGCAGCCTAG